The Alistipes sp. ZOR0009 genomic interval TCGGCTACCATGCCCATTTGCGACGGAGCACATAAAAGATAACCAGACATGCTAAAGCAGCATAGGCAATACCCAAAGTGTAGGGTATTGCTCTTTTAATCAGTAATAGGATCTAGGATTCTTAACCAACCTCATCTCCTTACACATGAAACTCAACAAGCTTATTCTAGCGCTTGTTGCTGCGTTTATTGCAACAGGCTTGCATGCAGCAACCGTAAACACGTCGAGTGGAACCTTTGTTGATACGAAAAGAAACAGAGATGTTCCCTACAAAATTTACTATCCCAACTTAGAGCAGGGCACCTATCCCGTAATCATCTTTTCGCACGGACTAGGAGGCAGCTGCAACGGATACTCCTACTTTGGCGAGTACATGGCACAACATGGCTACATCTGCATACACATTCAGCACAAAGGCTCCGATTCCGACATCTGGAAAAATGCAAGCAGTAAGATGGAAGTTATGCAAGCAATGAAGAGAGCGGTAATGCGTCCCAAAACCTCCATAGATAGATTTAAGGACATCCCCTTTACAATTGACCAAATAGCTGCCATGAACCAGTCATCTCCAATCTTTAAAGGACACATAGATGTAGGTAGCATAGGTATCGCAGGACATTCCTTCGGAGCACAAACGGTGCTATTTGCAGCTGGACAAAAAACCGTAAGAGGTGGTTTTCAGCTTAACGACACTCGCATTAAAGCAGGCATAGCATTAAGCCCCAACGCTCCCGAAAGTTTTAAAGACGAAGACTCGGATATTTACAATGACATGAAAATTCCGCTTCTACATATTACTGGGACAAATGACGACAGCCCCCTAGCAGGAAGTAAATCGGGCTTCACCCCTGCCAACCGAACAATTCCATACCAGAAGATCAAGAATGCACCTCAGTATCTAATTGTCTTCGATCAAGCAACACACATGACCTTCTCGGGAAGAGATGCAGAAGCCTCTCAAGATCCCTTCTGCGAAAAACATCTCGAAAATGTACTTCAAAGCTCGCTAGCCTTTTTCGACTGCTACCTAAAAGGCGAAAAGGAACGAGGTGCTTGGCTTAAAAAGGAGTTCGTAAAATCGCTAGCACAGAAAGATCGGTTTGAGTGGAAGTAGAAAGCCACCAAGCTAGCCTTCATTCGTATCGTCAGAATCTCAAAAATATAAAAGCAGCCGCAATGCTTGTGCGGTTGCTTTTTTTCTTGGTCAAACCTAAAGCTTGAAGAAATAGTAATAAGTTTGCAGCACTTATAATATATACCCTACTTTATTCATGGCTGGTTTCATCCGAATTAGGATTTTATTTCTTACGCTCATCCTCTTTGCTTGTATCGGCACAAAAGGGCAGATATCTATTAAAGGTACTGTTTTAAATCGCGAAACCAATGCAGTAGTAGAGGGGGTTCTCATAAAATCAGGGAAGAAAACTACGGTAACCAACCATCTTGGCCTTTTTATTTTGAAGTTAAGCAAAGGTGAATCGGCAAAGCTACAGCTGATGCATCTGGCCTTCGAAGAAGAAAACATATCGGTTAAATCAACAATAGATACTACGCTAACCATCTATATAACCCCAAAACAGCACAAGCTTGCAGAGATAACAGTAACAAGCCAACCAACAGAAAATAGAGGATCAAACATATCGGTTAACACCATAGAGATGCAAAAGAGAATCCCTCTCCTAGGAGAAGGAAACATCAACCTAATACTACAACAAAAACCTGGAGTGGCACATGCACAAGAAATCAATCCAGGCCTTTACGTTAGAGGATTCTCCAGCTCTCAGAATCAGGTAATCATTAACGGCTCTCCAATTTTCAACACAAACCATCTATTGGGAGTATACCCCTCGGTAAGCGCAAACGCAATTGCCAAAACACAGCTTCTCACAGACAATTTACATCCAAGGTATGGAGGAATGCTCTCCTCCTGCCTAATTATGGATAGCAATAGTAGACCCGCTGATAGCAGCGAATATATTGTAGGAGTAGGAGTTTTAACTTCGCATCTTTACAGCAGAGGTGCAATTGTCAAAAAGAAGCTATCCTACCTCCTTTCGGCTCGCCGTTCCTACTTCGATTTAGTAACAAAGAGCTACAATAAAAAAAATGATTACTCCCGAAACAGCGAAAAGCTACCCGACTACCGCTTTTATGATATCATAGGGTTGGTAACCTACCAGCACGACTCCTCCAGTAAAGTATGTGCCTCCACGTTTGTTTCAAGAGATAAGCTATCGCAGCACCAAAACTACTTAGGAATTGATGCTACCTGGGGAAATATTGCAGCAAACCTTTCTTGGGAGAAAAACATATCGAACAAAGTAAAGATAAAGGTAAATGGAGGTTACAGCCAGTACAATACCAATACCGATATCATTAAATCAAACAGTAACAGCATAACCAACTCCTTACAACGCTTTTACATATCGGCCGAGGGCAATCTAAAGATAAACGAAACAGGACAAGTAGACGCTGGCATTTTTGGAGGCAAAACCAGCACATCAATAAATTCCAACTCGAACGAAATTAATGGGAATGAGTCTTTTTTAAACAGTAAAGATGGCAGCTATATAAATAAAGGAATCTACGTCTCAATAAGTCAATCAGTAGCAAAAGTTGTACAGCTAAATGCAGGATTAAGGCTCGAATCATTTAGAAAAAACCAATACTACCTTTCTCCCCGTCTATACGCTCAATACTCCCTCTCTAAGCCAATATCCTTTTTTGCATCGTACTCGCAACGGCTACAATTCGATCATCTATATGCGCCCATGGGAATTAACCTTGCAATAGATATGACAATCCCCTGTGACGATACCTTAAAGCCCCAAAAGTCGCAGCAGGTAAGTGTTGGAGCTAACATCAACGTATCAAACGAATGGCATATTCAGCTATCATCATACTACTCAACGCTAATAAATCAGATCGATTTTATAAATCCAGAGCCTTTAAATGATGGATTCTACCACACTACAGGAAAAGGAGATGCTAAAGGAATAGAAATCTCTTCGTCCATAAAAAAAAGAACCTTTACCATAGAAGCCTCCTACTCTTTGAGTCAATCACGACGCAAGTTTGATAAAATCAACGATGGAAAATGGTTTAATCCACCGTTTGACATTAGACACAAAGCAGACCTATTTTTACACATAAAGATAAATTCTCGATGGAGCATCTCTGCTTCCCAATTCGTACAAAGCGGAAACATCACAACCATTCCAACCTCAATCTACTACGATAACGAACGCAATAAATCCATACCCATCTATACAACTCGCTATAACTTAAGGTTGCCCCTAAACCATCGGTTAGATGTAGCCGCACAGTATCAAGTAGTAAAAAGATTTGGGGAGGTGACACTCAACATGGGTATCTATAACGTATACAACCAAGCCAACCCATATTTCATTTATTTTAAACCGGAACAAATCGACAACGAACAAACCCGGCTAGTAGCAAAGAAAAGATCGCTGCTTCCGATGGTTCCTTTTTTCATGATAGAAGTTAAGATATGAAAACACCGCTCCTTATTCTACTCATAATATTCTGCACCATCAGCTGTAAGCTCGATAGCGATGTAGACATAACTCTTCCTACCCAAAAGAAATACCACATAGTAGAGGCTATTCTAAAAACAGATAAAGACATGAGCCTCCTACTAACCCAAAGCAATAGAATGAATGATATTGTAATGCTCAACTTCGTTTGGTACGCCCAAGCATCATTCATAATAAACAACGACACCATTCCACTAACTAACTATCTCATTTTTGACAAAGAAAACAACACCGTCATAAACTACCTATCTAAAACTCCACTCCCAAAATTCACAAACGGAGATATAAAACTCCTCATTATAAAAGATAAGGACACCATAACTTCCACCTCCCATTTTATAAAACCAATATCGATTAAAAGTTGGACTGTAAATGGAGTAGACATCAATGTTACCATTCCCAACATATACGACAGCGCCGATAGATTCTTTAGAATAGAAACATTCATCTACCATAGCAAAGAGAAAATCACTTCTAGATATGCTCAGCTCTACAACCTAGCAAAGAATAACGAGGAGTTGCTTAATATTCACATGAAAGTTGGAAAAATAAAACGCGACTCCATAAAAATCATCGTATCCCATATAACAAGAGAGCACTACGAATATCTTTACTCCTGCAATAGAGCCATAGACGCCTACTTCGATCCATTTACCGTGCCAACACCAATAAAAACAAATGTAAAAGGAGCAATGGGAATATTCACTGTAGTAGATGAAAAGTATATCTCCTTAAAAAGCACTTACCCTTAATATTAAGAATACAAGCTACATCTTAAAGGCTGTATGCACAAACTGCAATCTCAATTCGAAAGTCTCTAACCATGCACAAAACCTAAGACTTTCCTTAAAAAAGGATATATTTGCACGAATAAAATATTTTAAAACTAAGTCCAATGAAACATTTAATACTTGTAGCATCCATTGCTTGTGCAACCATTCTCGGATCATGCAGTAAAGACGATTCTTCCGTAAAACAACTTTCCCAAGCCGACGCAAAAGTTGAATTGCAAAAAGTAAGCAGCAACTTTGGAGCAGAGTATAAAACAATGCAGCAAAACAAAGGCATAAAAGCACTTGTAACTCTTTCTAAGATTGCAGACAAAGGGCTTCTTCCAAGCAGTTTTGCAAGTATTGCATCTCTAGAGGCAGTAAAAAGCAGCCTTTCTCCGCTACGCAATCCTATTGCCCCTGTATTAAAAGGGTCTGAAACACCTTTCGACTTTAATAAAAAAGGGAAATACACCTATACCAATGGAAAGTTTGTATTTAGCACAACAACCACTAAGGATATTGTTATAGTGTTCCCTACAGAAGGAAGCACCAAAAACAACGCGGTACTTACTCTCTCAAAATATGCCGAAATATATGTAGCTGCTCAAGAGGCTAACGTTCCAACTCAAATAGAAGCTAACCTAAGTGTAGACAACGTAACTGTCTTTAAAATCAGCTATAACGCTGCCTTTGGCGAACTTTTAAATGGACTAGGAACTAACGGAGTTGCTTCTGCTGACCTTTCAATGTCTTTCGCTCCCTACACACTCGAGTCTCACGACAAGGTTAGCATGAACCAAGGCAAGGCTGTCGCAACCAGCAGCACTTCGTTTAAAAACGGAAATAAGCAGCTAGTATCAGCACAAGAAGCCTTTAATATCTCACTCAACGAAAAGACAGGAGACGTTGCATTTAATGGTGACGTAGCACTACAAATCAACAATCTAAAACTTGAAGGAAAATTAAGTTTAGCCTACAACATGGATGGAGATTTTGACTACAAAGATATCGATATCAACAAAGCCATAAAGCTAGCAGCCTTCACATTCCCTGCTGGCGATAAAATAGGCGACATCATTGCCAATAAAGACAAACAAGGGAAAATCACACCTATGATTGTTTATGGTGATGGTACAAAAGAAAGCCTGCTAACCTACTTCAACAGCTGGTTTGGCAATATCAACAAATAGGCAATACGCAATAGAAATAAGAAAGCCGCTGCTTTTCGTTGAGAAGCAGCGGCTTTTATTTTATATACAATTTTACTTATAAAATCTTTATACCCTTCCAAAATATCCTTACATAATCCTTACGCCCCTACACCTACTTTTGATTTGTAAATAAAGACATTTATAAATCAAGGAAAATGACAACTGCTGATTTTATCCAGATCGCAATCTACGTAGGACTCCTCGTTGCACTTGCCCCTCTTCTTGGCAAGTACATGGCCAGAGTTTTTACAGGGAAAAAGCATTTTATGCTGCCCGCTTTAGGATGGCTAGAAAGATTATGCTACCGTACAATAGGTGTAGATTCCAATAAAGAGCAAGACTGGAAGTCCTATCTATGGGCTCTACTTCTCTTTAACCTATTTGGTTTTATCTTTCTTTTCGTTTTGTTGATGTGCCAAGGATTTTTGCCGCTTAATCCCCAACACCTTCCTGGCCTAGACCCTTTTTTGGCCTTTAATACCACAGCCAGCTTTGTTACCAACACCAACTGGCAGTCTTATGGCGGAGAAAATACGCTTAGCTACCTATCTCAAATGCTTGGACTAGGAGTACAAAATTTTGTAAGTGCGGCAACGGGCTTCACGGTAATTCTTGCCCTTATAAGAGGACTTTCCCGAAAGTCAACCACCCTTTTAGGTAACTTTTGGGTCGATTTAACCCGCAGCACACTATATGTACTGCTTCCTTTAGCCATTATTCTTTCGGTTGCACTTGTTTCTGAGGGTACAATACAAAATTTTAATAGCTATACCGAGGTTCATACCCTTCAGGGGGCAACGCAAGTTATTCCGCAAGGACCTGCCGCCTCACAAATTGCCATTAAGCAGCTTGGATCTAACGGTGGCGGCTTCTTTAACACCAACAGCTCTCACCCGTTCGAGAATCCAACTCCTTTTACCAACCTTTTGGAGATGCTATCGCTGCTTTTACTCGCTGCGGCCCTCCCCTTCACCTATGGGAAGATGGTTGGAAACATTAAGCAGGGCAGAATCATATTCGGAGTAATGCTTGTGCTGTTTTTAGCAGGACTTTCGCTATCGATGTACTCGGAGTATAGCGCCCACGCAGCCCATGCAGCCATGATGGAAGGCAAAGAAACCCGCTTAGGATTAACCAACAGCATCCTCTGGAGCGTTTCCACCACCTGCGCATCCAACGGTGCCGTCAACGCAATGCACGATAGCCTTTCTCCGCTATCCGGAATGGTTTCGATGGTGAATATGATGCTTGGAGAAGTAATATTTGGAGGTGTAGGCGCTGGTTTATACGGCATTTTAATATTTGTTTTCCTTACAGTATTCATTGCAGGGCTTATGGTAGGCCGCACGCCCGAGTATTTAGGAAAAAAGATTGATGCCTACGACATAAAAATGTCTATGGTAGCCGTTTTAGCGCCCAACTTTGTGGTTCTGGTCTTCTCCGCAATTGCCGTTATGCTCCCATCGGCGCTCACAAGCCTCAACAACGCTGGTCCGCACGGCTTCAGCGAGATTTTATACGCCTTCACATCGGCTGCCGGAAATAACGGAAGCGCTTTTGCTGGTCTGAATGCCAACACCCCTTTCTATAATACCATGATTGGCCTTGGGATGCTCATCGGACGCTTTGGGATCATCGTCCCAGTGATGGCGATAGCCGGAAACCTTGCACAAAAGAAGATCACCCCTCCTTCGGCGGGCACATTTAGAACCGATAATATGCTTTTTGCGGGCTTGCTAATCACGGTAATCCTCATTGTAGGCGGATTGACCTTCTTCCCAGCCCTTTCGCTCGGTCCAATTGTGGAGCATTTGCTTATGAATGCCGGAGTAACCTTCTAAAATTTGAAGTCAATGGAAAATAAGAATACAAAGCTACTTAATAAGCAGCTCATCATCGAAGCGATAGTAGCTTCATTTACTAAGCTAAACCCTAAGGTTCAAATAAAGAACTTTGTAATCTTCTTGGTGGAGCTTGGAGCCATTGCAACAACCCTTGTTGTCTTTTATGAGCTCTTCAGCGGTTCCTTTTCGGGATTCAACCTGCAAATAACCATCTGGCTTTGGTTTACTGTGCTATTTGCCAACTTTTCCGAAGCAATTGCCGAAGGTAGAGGCAAGGCACAGGCCGATAGCCTCCGAAAAAATAGAACCGAAACCAAGGCTAAGCTATTTGATGGCAAGTCGAAGGTTACCGAAATCAACGCAACTGAGCTTAAAAAAGGAAATTTGGTGGTTTGCGAGGCAGGCGACATCATTCCAAGCGACGGCGAGGTGGTTGAAGGCATCGCCAGCGTAGACGAATCCGCAATTACGGGAGAATCTGCCCCAGTAATTAGGGAAAGCGGCGGAGATAGAAGCGCTGTAACCGGAGGTACAAAGGTTATTAGCGATAGGATCGTCATTAGAATCACAGCCGAGCAGGGCGATACCTTCATAGACCGTATGATATCGCTGGTTGAAGGTGCTAGCCGCCAAAAAACGCCCAACGAAATCGCGCTATCGATGCTTCTTGTCGGATTAACCATCATTTTTATCCTAGCAGTAGTTACTCTACCCGCATTTTTTGGCTACGGACTCGCAGCGTCTGGGCTTCCAGCGTCGAGCAACCTCTCTCTTACCATCCTTATTGCCCTTTTGGTGTGCCTAATCCCAACTACCATCGGTGGGCTGCTTAGCGCAATCGGAATTAGCGGCATGGACAGGCTTTTGCGTCGTAACGTAATTGCCACCAGCGGCCGAGCAATAGAGGCAGCAGGCGATGTGGACGTTCTTCTGCTCGACAAAACAGGGACCATCACCTTAGGAAACCGTATGGCCACCGATTTTATCCCTGCCGAGGGTATAACCTCCGAGGAGTTGGCCATAGCAGCGCAGCTCTCGTCCCTGTCCGACGAAACACCCGAAGGAAGGTCGATTGTGGTGCTTGCCAAAGAGAAATATGGGCTTAGAGCTCAAAATATTCATGCTAACGACATCACCTTTATACCTTTTACCGCACAATCGCGCATGAGCGGCGTAGATATAAAATCTGCCAACGGTTCCATCCGCGAAATAAGAAAAGGATCAACCTTAGCTATCAAAAAGTACGTTCAGCAGAAGGATGGATTTATGCCCAAAGCGGTAGAAGACGTGGTAGAAGAGCTGGCACGCATGGGCGCAACGCCTTTGGTGGTTGCCGAAGGTGATAAAGTGCTCGGAGTAATCCATCTAAAGGATATCGTAAAGGGTGGCATCAAGCAAAGATTCGCCCAGCTACGTGCCATGGGCATCCGCACCGTTATGGTAACCGGCGATAACCCCTTAACCGCCGCCGCCATTGCTGCCGAAGCTGGTGTAGACGATTTCATAGCCGAAGCAAAGCCCGAGGATAAGCTTAACCGCATTAGAACAGAGCAAGCCAACGGTAGGTTAGTGGGAATGATTGGTGATGGAACCAATGATGCCCCTGCGCTAGCCCAAGCAGACGTTGGGATAGCCATGAATAGCGGTACGCAAGCCGCCCGCGAAGCTGGGAATATGGTTGACTTGGATAGTAATCCAACGAAGTTAATAGAAGTGGTCGAAGTTGGGAAGCAGCTGCTCATGACACGCGGCTCGCTAACCACCTTCAGCATTGCGAACGACGTTTCGAAGTACTTTGCCATCATTCCCGCCATTACAACGATACTTTACGCCAAATCGGGAGGCGAAGGACCGCTTTCGGCACTCAACATTATGCACTTGTCGACCCCAGAAAGCGCCATTTTAAGCGCGGTGATCTTTAATGCCATCATCATCATCCTTTTGATACCGCTGGCACTTCGTGGGGTAGCCTACAAACCCATGTCGGCAAACGCGATACTCTCTCGGAATATCCTGATATACGGTTTGGGAGGTTTGATAGTTCCCTTTATAGGCATCAAGCTTATCGATATGGTAATTTCAATGTTCTAGCAAAACGGCAAACAGCTTTAAAAACAACCGCCATTTAAAAAGAAGAAGAAAATGAAATCACAAATACTACCCGCCATTAAGGCGTTCGCCATCCTAGCCATTATAACAGGCGTTGCCTATCCCCTGCTAATTACCGGCATAGCCCAGCTGGCCTTTAACGGCAATGCGAACGGGAGCATCATCTACCAGAATGGGAAGGCAGTGGGTTCGAAGCTCATTGGACAAGAATTTACCGACGCCAAATACTTCTGGAGCCGCCCATCGGCGGTTAGCTACAGCTCGTCGCTATCTGGCGCCAGCAACCTTGGCCCTACAAGCGCCAAGCTCGACTCGACGGTAAACGCCCGTCGCCAAAGCTTCGCTAGCGCCAACGAGGTAAAGGCCAACACCCCTATTCCTGCCGACATGCTCTGCTCGTCGGCCAGCGGCCTCGATCCACACATCTCGCTGGAGTCTGCCATGCTGCAGCTTAACCGCGTAGCCAAGGCTCGGGGTTTCGACGCCGAAAAAAGGGAAAAAGTGGTGCATCTGATCTACCAAAAATCGCATACCATCGATTTTGCAACCAACGAAATGCGCTATGTTAATGTTTTAGAGTTAAATTTGGAAATCAATAAGCTATAATGAACGAGCAATACGACCTCAGACCCGATCCCGACGAGCTTTTGACATCCCTGAAGCTCGAGGAGGAAAGAAGCAAGCGTGGAAAGCTGAAAATCTTCTTTGGAATGTGCGCAGGAGTGGGTAAAACCTACTCCATGCTCAAATCGGCAGCCGTCGAAGCCGAAAAGGGAGTCGATATTGTCGTTGGGTATGTCGAAACACACGGCAGGAAAGAGACTGAGGCCCTATTGAACGGCTTTGAAATCATTTCGAGGAAGAATGTACTATACAAGGAGACATCTTTACCCGAGATGGACATCGATGCCATCATTCAAAGAAAGCCCAACACCGTTTTAGTAGACGAACTGGCCCATACCAACGCCCCTGGAAGCCGTCACAACAAGCGTTTTCAGGATGTTTTGGAGATTCTGGACAACGGTATAGATGTTTACACCACCTTAAACGTGCAGCATCTCGAAAGCAGAGCCGACACGGTGGCCCAAATAACAGGTATTGTCATCCGAGAAACGCTTCCCGACGAGATTTTCGAGAAGGCTGATGAGGTAGAGCTGATTGACATCACCACCAAGGAGCTTTTAATCCGCCTAACAGAAGGTAAGGTATATGCCGAAGAGCGTTCGCGCGAAGCTTTACTCAACTTTTTTAGGGAAGGAAACATCACGGCCCTACGCGAAATGTCTTTACGCATCGTTGCCGACCGTGTAGACAAGCAGCTGCGCGATTACATGCAGCTGAAGCGCATCCGCGGCCCTTGGAAGTCGGGCCTACACCTCATGGTGGTTATTGGCCCCAACCAGCAGTCGGCCAAGCTCATTAGGTGGGCCAAAAATCTCTCCTATACCATGTCGGCAAGCCTTATGGCCCTCTATGTGGAGACACCAAGGCCCCTTAACGACCCTCAGAACGAGCAGCTCACCAAAAATATAAACCTTGCCCGCCAGCTGGGAGCCGAAGTGGTTACCACGTCGGACAACGACCTCGTTAAGGCGATACTAACCGTCGCTTCGAAGGAGAATATCACCCACATTGTGGTGGGAAAACCTCGTACGCGGAACCTTTTATCCCTTTTGCAGCTGGGCAGCTTTGTGCAGCGGCTCATAAAAAACAGCGGGAACATCGACGTGTACGTCTTGGGGTCCGATTTGCAGAGCGATATCTCGTACAAGCGCTATATTGCCTTCCCATCGTATACCTCAAAGCCAATTCAGTACTTTATTTCCGCGTTGGCCGTTATTATTCCCTCGTTTTTGATGTTTCATCTCAGCCATGCCATAGGCTATCAGGTGGTATCGCTGGTTATGATGTTTATTGTATCGCTTCTTGCCACCGTTTTTGGTATTGGACCGATACTTTTGGCAGCTTTTCTGAGCACCGCCATATGGGATTACTTCTTTATCCCGCCTCATTTCACGCTGCACATCGAAAAACCCGAAGATGCCCTTACTTGCATCATGTTTTTTGTGATTGCGCTCATCAACGGCGTTCTCACAACGCGCGTACGCCGCCAACAAAAGCTCACCAAGGATCGAGAAGAGCGCACCAACGCCCTTTTCCAGCTTACCAAGGAGCTATCGTTGGCCACCAACCTCGACGAGGTGCTTTCCATCTCCAAAAAAAGGATCAAGAAGCATTTCGACGTGGAGCCAATCTTTATTTTACAGGATGGACAGGGAAAATTACAGGAGTACAACGCCTTTACCGAGAATGAGTACAGCGTAGCAAGCTGGAGCTACCGCTACTGCAAGAATGCGGGGCACTTCACCGACACTTTACCCTCCTCAAAACATACTTTTTATCCCTTATACGGTGCTACACTTAAGACAGGAGTAGTAGCCATAGAGCTAGCAGCCCGTTTAAAAGGCGACAAGGAGCTTTTTTGGGACACTTTCATCACCCAAATATCCAACGCCATAGAGCGCGAGTTCTTAAACAAGATTGCGCGCCGTGCCCAGCTGCTAAACGAGTCCGACAAGCTCTACAATACCCTTTTCAACTCCATTTCGCACGAGTTCAGAATACCTGTTGCCACCATAATGGGAGCCTCCGATGCCCTAATGTCGCAGGATTACCCACAAGAAATACAAAAGGAGTTCTACGGAGAGATCAACAAGGCCTCCGAAAGGCTCAACCGCCTTATCGAAAACCTTCTGAACATGTCCAGATTGGAATCGGGACGTATAACCCCCCGGTTTGAGTGGTGCGAGGTGAACGATTTGGCCAACGAAGTGGTAAAAAACCTTCAAAAGGAGCTCGAAGAGTACAACGTGGAGGTTGTAATATCGCCAGACACGCCAATGGTTAAGCTCGACTTTGGCCTAACCGAGCAGGTGCTCTACAACCTGGTTTATAACGCCACCCAACACACCCCAAAGGGCTCCACCATCCGCCTAAAGTTCTTTTTCGACAACGATACCCTAACCATTTTAGTTATGGACCGTGGCGAGGGCTTTAAATATCCCGATATTGCGCATATCTTTGATAAGTTTTATCGGGGAACCGACGCCAAACCAGGGGGAATGGGGCTTGGCCTTTCGATAGTAAAGGGATTCATCGAGGCGCAGGGCGGAACCGTTTCGGCCGAGAACAGAACCAACGGTGGCGCACGTTTTGTCATTAAAATGCCATCGCCCGTTCCTAATATCAACTTAGAGTAGCTTAGCAGCATGGAAATTAAGGATACCATATTGGTTATTGACGATGAGGTGCAAATACGCCGCTTGTTGGAGATTACGCTAACGGCCAACGGCTATAATGTGGCCGAAGCAGCCAATGCAAAGGATGCAGTGGTGGCTGCGGCCACCCACACGCCGGCTCTAATTATTCTCGACCTTGGCCTACCCGATCTCGACGGGCAGGTGGTGCTTAAGCAGCTCCGCGAGTGGTATCAAAAGCCCATCATTGTGCTTTCGGCGCGCAGCTCGGAGGACGAAATCGTAAAGGCTCTCGACTCGGGGGCCAACGATTACCTCACAAAACCCTTTCGCAACGGAGAGCTGCTGGCCCGCATCCGTTCGAGCATCCGCTTTAGCAATACAAACGAGGCATCGCCCATCTTGAACTTCGGCAACCTCTCTGTAGATCTGGCCAACCACACCGTGAAGAAGGATGGAGAGCCCCTGAAGCTAACCAGC includes:
- a CDS encoding alpha/beta hydrolase family protein codes for the protein MKLNKLILALVAAFIATGLHAATVNTSSGTFVDTKRNRDVPYKIYYPNLEQGTYPVIIFSHGLGGSCNGYSYFGEYMAQHGYICIHIQHKGSDSDIWKNASSKMEVMQAMKRAVMRPKTSIDRFKDIPFTIDQIAAMNQSSPIFKGHIDVGSIGIAGHSFGAQTVLFAAGQKTVRGGFQLNDTRIKAGIALSPNAPESFKDEDSDIYNDMKIPLLHITGTNDDSPLAGSKSGFTPANRTIPYQKIKNAPQYLIVFDQATHMTFSGRDAEASQDPFCEKHLENVLQSSLAFFDCYLKGEKERGAWLKKEFVKSLAQKDRFEWK
- a CDS encoding TonB-dependent receptor plug domain-containing protein, whose amino-acid sequence is MAGFIRIRILFLTLILFACIGTKGQISIKGTVLNRETNAVVEGVLIKSGKKTTVTNHLGLFILKLSKGESAKLQLMHLAFEEENISVKSTIDTTLTIYITPKQHKLAEITVTSQPTENRGSNISVNTIEMQKRIPLLGEGNINLILQQKPGVAHAQEINPGLYVRGFSSSQNQVIINGSPIFNTNHLLGVYPSVSANAIAKTQLLTDNLHPRYGGMLSSCLIMDSNSRPADSSEYIVGVGVLTSHLYSRGAIVKKKLSYLLSARRSYFDLVTKSYNKKNDYSRNSEKLPDYRFYDIIGLVTYQHDSSSKVCASTFVSRDKLSQHQNYLGIDATWGNIAANLSWEKNISNKVKIKVNGGYSQYNTNTDIIKSNSNSITNSLQRFYISAEGNLKINETGQVDAGIFGGKTSTSINSNSNEINGNESFLNSKDGSYINKGIYVSISQSVAKVVQLNAGLRLESFRKNQYYLSPRLYAQYSLSKPISFFASYSQRLQFDHLYAPMGINLAIDMTIPCDDTLKPQKSQQVSVGANINVSNEWHIQLSSYYSTLINQIDFINPEPLNDGFYHTTGKGDAKGIEISSSIKKRTFTIEASYSLSQSRRKFDKINDGKWFNPPFDIRHKADLFLHIKINSRWSISASQFVQSGNITTIPTSIYYDNERNKSIPIYTTRYNLRLPLNHRLDVAAQYQVVKRFGEVTLNMGIYNVYNQANPYFIYFKPEQIDNEQTRLVAKKRSLLPMVPFFMIEVKI
- the kdpB gene encoding potassium-transporting ATPase subunit KdpB, which codes for MENKNTKLLNKQLIIEAIVASFTKLNPKVQIKNFVIFLVELGAIATTLVVFYELFSGSFSGFNLQITIWLWFTVLFANFSEAIAEGRGKAQADSLRKNRTETKAKLFDGKSKVTEINATELKKGNLVVCEAGDIIPSDGEVVEGIASVDESAITGESAPVIRESGGDRSAVTGGTKVISDRIVIRITAEQGDTFIDRMISLVEGASRQKTPNEIALSMLLVGLTIIFILAVVTLPAFFGYGLAASGLPASSNLSLTILIALLVCLIPTTIGGLLSAIGISGMDRLLRRNVIATSGRAIEAAGDVDVLLLDKTGTITLGNRMATDFIPAEGITSEELAIAAQLSSLSDETPEGRSIVVLAKEKYGLRAQNIHANDITFIPFTAQSRMSGVDIKSANGSIREIRKGSTLAIKKYVQQKDGFMPKAVEDVVEELARMGATPLVVAEGDKVLGVIHLKDIVKGGIKQRFAQLRAMGIRTVMVTGDNPLTAAAIAAEAGVDDFIAEAKPEDKLNRIRTEQANGRLVGMIGDGTNDAPALAQADVGIAMNSGTQAAREAGNMVDLDSNPTKLIEVVEVGKQLLMTRGSLTTFSIANDVSKYFAIIPAITTILYAKSGGEGPLSALNIMHLSTPESAILSAVIFNAIIIILLIPLALRGVAYKPMSANAILSRNILIYGLGGLIVPFIGIKLIDMVISMF
- a CDS encoding DUF4249 family protein, translated to MKTPLLILLIIFCTISCKLDSDVDITLPTQKKYHIVEAILKTDKDMSLLLTQSNRMNDIVMLNFVWYAQASFIINNDTIPLTNYLIFDKENNTVINYLSKTPLPKFTNGDIKLLIIKDKDTITSTSHFIKPISIKSWTVNGVDINVTIPNIYDSADRFFRIETFIYHSKEKITSRYAQLYNLAKNNEELLNIHMKVGKIKRDSIKIIVSHITREHYEYLYSCNRAIDAYFDPFTVPTPIKTNVKGAMGIFTVVDEKYISLKSTYP
- the kdpA gene encoding potassium-transporting ATPase subunit KdpA — translated: MTTADFIQIAIYVGLLVALAPLLGKYMARVFTGKKHFMLPALGWLERLCYRTIGVDSNKEQDWKSYLWALLLFNLFGFIFLFVLLMCQGFLPLNPQHLPGLDPFLAFNTTASFVTNTNWQSYGGENTLSYLSQMLGLGVQNFVSAATGFTVILALIRGLSRKSTTLLGNFWVDLTRSTLYVLLPLAIILSVALVSEGTIQNFNSYTEVHTLQGATQVIPQGPAASQIAIKQLGSNGGGFFNTNSSHPFENPTPFTNLLEMLSLLLLAAALPFTYGKMVGNIKQGRIIFGVMLVLFLAGLSLSMYSEYSAHAAHAAMMEGKETRLGLTNSILWSVSTTCASNGAVNAMHDSLSPLSGMVSMVNMMLGEVIFGGVGAGLYGILIFVFLTVFIAGLMVGRTPEYLGKKIDAYDIKMSMVAVLAPNFVVLVFSAIAVMLPSALTSLNNAGPHGFSEILYAFTSAAGNNGSAFAGLNANTPFYNTMIGLGMLIGRFGIIVPVMAIAGNLAQKKITPPSAGTFRTDNMLFAGLLITVILIVGGLTFFPALSLGPIVEHLLMNAGVTF